A single region of the Drosophila miranda strain MSH22 chromosome 2, D.miranda_PacBio2.1, whole genome shotgun sequence genome encodes:
- the LOC108156948 gene encoding kelch-like protein 7 isoform X1, translated as MKDAGSTEISSSMTQNGDKTEDIQTAITVDGSESIAKTLKELDIYSSVEKTIHSVQEEKQMEKKEEELQSVPAIIELKPSPKTTLAKLVPSYESTQDMWSNHRWPVRQSVAHSLVHSIEKNKAATDTVVVVDNKRFECHRMLLEVISKLFREMERTEEYHISNQVISAHDFGILYRWPFQGKVKDSIGHSSLLNILKAAQFFGCEYLVTKCWEMLEIVTKDSFTTMVLCGCPVGSVSHNSSTLNKILMTRLGEGFLQFVASSEFVNLPPPIVQCLFMDGRLAVNSELEVLMAAIVWLDYNWPQREKYLGFIVEGIRFHQIPFHFLITFAERWDGPRALRAVAQSEEFKKLERKALIELQKSPQKCHGRTGKSRVWIYDRSAGYHHSLTCENEIFWSYNMFADYLIFLQTAGTSHCSQLLPCDEPSIVCCPPEILDSSESDS; from the exons ATGAAGGACGCAGGCTCAACAGAGATCAGCAGCAGTATGACACAGAATGGTGACAAGACAGAGGACATTCAGACTGCCATCACTGTGGATGGCTCCGAATCAATTGCGAAGACTCTTAAAGAATTGGATATTTATTCAAGTGTTGAGAAGACCATACACTCGGTGCAGGAGGAGAAGCAAATGGAGAAAAAGGAGGAGGAACTTCAGTCTGTTCCAGCAATCATTGAACTGAAGCCAAGCCCCAAGACAACGTTGGCCAAATTGGTGCCATCGTACGAATCGACGCAGGACATGTGGTCAAATCACCGATGGCCTGTGCGGCAAAGCGTAGCCCATTCGCTAGTGCACTCCATCGAGAAGAACAAAGCCGCCACCGAtacggtggtggtggtggatAATAAGCGATTCGAGTGCCACCGAATGCTCTTGGAGGTGATTAGTAAGTTGTTCCGCGAAATGGAGCGCACGGAGGAGTACCACATCTCCAATCAAGTGATCAGCGCCCATGACTTTGGTATCCTCTATCGCTGGCCCTTCCAGGGGAAGGTCAAGGACTCCATCGGGCACTCCTCTTTGCTGAATATCCTAAAGGCCGCCCAGTTCTTTGGCTGCGAATATCTTGTCACCAAATGCTGGGAGATGCTCGAGATCGTCACAAAGGACAGCTTCACGACCATGGTGCTCTGCGGTTGCCCTGTCGGCAGCGTCTCACACAATAGCTCCACCCTCAATAAGATTCTGATGACACGCTTGGGTGAGGGATTTCTGCAGTTTGTCGCCAGTTCCGAGTTCGTCAACCTCCCGCCGCCGATAGTGCAATGTCTGTTTATGGATGGTCGTCTGGCGGTTAATTCCGAATTGGAG GTTCTGATGGCGGCCATCGTTTGGCTAGACTATAATTGGCCCCAGCGCGAAAAGTACCTCGGGTTCATTGTGGAGGGGATTCGTTTCCATCAGATCCCATTCCATTTCCTCATAACCTTTGCAGAGCGATGGGATGGTCCACGGGCATTGCGCGCAGTGGCGCAATCCGAAGAGTTTAAGAAACTTGAAAGGAAAGCCCTCATTGAGCT CCAAAAATCTCCACAGAAATGTCACGGGCGAACGGGAAAATCACGCGTTTGGATATACGATCGAAGTGCCGGATACCACCACAGCCTTACGTGCGAGAATGAAATATTCTGGTCATACAATATGTTTGCGGATTACCTGATCTTCCTACAGACTGCGGGAACATCTCACTGCTCGCAGCTGCTGCCTTGCGATGAACCCAGCATCGTCTGCTGTCCGCCCGAAATACTGGATTCATCCGAATCCGACTCCTAA
- the LOC108156948 gene encoding uncharacterized protein LOC108156948 isoform X2 yields MKDAGSTEISSSMTQNGDKTEDIQTAITVDGSESIAKTLKELDIYSSVEKTIHSVQEEKQMEKKEEELQSVPAIIELKPSPKTTLAKLVPSYESTQDMWSNHRWPVRQSVAHSLVHSIEKNKAATDTVVVVDNKRFECHRMLLEVISKLFREMERTEEYHISNQVISAHDFGILYRWPFQGKVKDSIGHSSLLNILKAAQFFGCEYLVTKCWEMLEIVTKDSFTTMVLCGCPVGSVSHNSSTLNKILMTRLGEGFLQFVASSEFVNLPPPIVQCLFMDGRLAVNSELESNRLPRF; encoded by the exons ATGAAGGACGCAGGCTCAACAGAGATCAGCAGCAGTATGACACAGAATGGTGACAAGACAGAGGACATTCAGACTGCCATCACTGTGGATGGCTCCGAATCAATTGCGAAGACTCTTAAAGAATTGGATATTTATTCAAGTGTTGAGAAGACCATACACTCGGTGCAGGAGGAGAAGCAAATGGAGAAAAAGGAGGAGGAACTTCAGTCTGTTCCAGCAATCATTGAACTGAAGCCAAGCCCCAAGACAACGTTGGCCAAATTGGTGCCATCGTACGAATCGACGCAGGACATGTGGTCAAATCACCGATGGCCTGTGCGGCAAAGCGTAGCCCATTCGCTAGTGCACTCCATCGAGAAGAACAAAGCCGCCACCGAtacggtggtggtggtggatAATAAGCGATTCGAGTGCCACCGAATGCTCTTGGAGGTGATTAGTAAGTTGTTCCGCGAAATGGAGCGCACGGAGGAGTACCACATCTCCAATCAAGTGATCAGCGCCCATGACTTTGGTATCCTCTATCGCTGGCCCTTCCAGGGGAAGGTCAAGGACTCCATCGGGCACTCCTCTTTGCTGAATATCCTAAAGGCCGCCCAGTTCTTTGGCTGCGAATATCTTGTCACCAAATGCTGGGAGATGCTCGAGATCGTCACAAAGGACAGCTTCACGACCATGGTGCTCTGCGGTTGCCCTGTCGGCAGCGTCTCACACAATAGCTCCACCCTCAATAAGATTCTGATGACACGCTTGGGTGAGGGATTTCTGCAGTTTGTCGCCAGTTCCGAGTTCGTCAACCTCCCGCCGCCGATAGTGCAATGTCTGTTTATGGATGGTCGTCTGGCGGTTAATTCCGAATTGGAG TCCAATCGTCTCCCCAGGTTCTGA
- the LOC108156949 gene encoding eukaryotic translation initiation factor 3 subunit F-1, translated as MSALNLTVRVHPVVLFQVVDAFERRNAESHRVIGTLLGSVEKGVVEVTNCFCVPHKEHDDQVEAELSYALDMYDLNRKVNSNEAVVGWWATGNDVTNHSSVIHEYYARECNNPVHLTVDTSLQSGRMGLRSYVCIQLGVPGGKTGCMFTPIPVELTSYEPETFGLKLLQKTVGVAPANRPKTVPPMLDLAQISEASTKLQSLLDLILKYVDEVIAHKVTPDNAVGRQLLDLIHSVPHMSHEQFTQMFNANVRNLLMVITLSQLIKTQLQLNEKLTFLPTA; from the coding sequence ATGTCAGCACTAAATCTTACTGTTCGCGTTCATCCCGTGGTGCTCTTCCAGGTGGTGGATGCCTTTGAGCGGCGCAATGCGGAGTCACACCGCGTCATCGGCACTCTGCTGGGATCCGTGGAGAAAGGTGTCGTCGAGGTGACCAACTGCTTCTGTGTGCCGCACAAGGAACACGACGACCAGGTGGAGGCGGAGCTGAGCTATGCCCTGGACATGTACGACCTGAACAGGAAGGTGAACTCCAACGAGGCCGTTGTCGGCTGGTGGGCCACCGGCAACGATGTGACGAACCACAGTTCTGTCATCCATGAGTACTACGCCCGGGAGTGCAACAATCCGGTCCATCTCACCGTGGACACATCCCTGCAGAGCGGACGCATGGGCCTGCGGTCCTATGTGTGCATCCAGTTGGGCGTGCCCGGCGGCAAAACCGGCTGCATGTTTACACCCATTCCCGTGGAGTTGACCAGCTACGAGCCGGAGACCTTTGGTCTGAAGTTGCTGCAGAAGACGGTGGGCGTTGCCCCAGCCAACCGTCCAAAGACAGTGCCACCCATGCTAGACCTGGCCCAAATTTCTGAAGCCTCCACGAAGCTGCAATCCCTGCTAGACCTCATCCTGAAGTACGTTGACGAGGTTATTGCTCACAAGGTGACGCCGGACAACGCTGTGGGCCGCCAGCTGCTCGACCTCATCCACTCCGTGCCGCACATGAGCCACGAGCAGTTCACCCAAATGTTCAACGCCAATGTACGCAACCTTCTGATGGTCATCACGCTTTCCCAGCTTATCAAGACACAGCTGCAGCTCAACGAGAAGCTGACGTTTCTGCCCACAGCCTAG